A region from the Ictalurus punctatus breed USDA103 chromosome 25, Coco_2.0, whole genome shotgun sequence genome encodes:
- the LOC128629145 gene encoding GTPase IMAP family member 4-like isoform X1 — protein MASVEVPELRIIILGKSFPQTSTVGNFILGRSAFETEDPPHSVELYCESVGGHVEGRYITIINAPHLYDPKLSNEELNRKIKECVSRSRPGPHAFLLVVQPHDFTQEDRNLLRYILNSFGDQAINYSIVINTDSGFNTSEDELRFTAIQELTEECHGRHHSFSQLHESSRSSVCQLFEKIEKSFKPDDLTAHQKQDERAVQGQGVRLFSQYLHVESRSSSSTMSKQDKIEKDFLLPDLKKDGVKLYLQKIRKVASDNRGSEIKLKKVEEYSFKVGTLEETSYKDEPDMVDEWEQFYLPEHMFMEVIGVFEEFPCCSPNGDLVLMVCEDEKVFAFEDETLHLVSNNLEELFKNGLQFPGTEEYYRGQTFEDMTEEDWDRVRESDGLKEKRKEYQELLESMKDSFLNNLNLIMGRKRVVPIPDPEEKPSVSV, from the exons TGCCAGAGCTGAGGATTATTATTTTGGGGAAAAGTTTTCCACAGACCTCCACTGTGGGAAACTTCATCCTGGGCAGATCAGCATTTGAGACTGAAGATCCTCCACATTCAGTAGAGCTTTACTGTGAGAGTGTCGGAGGACATGTGGAGGGAAGatacatcaccatcatcaacgcACCTCATCTGTACGACCCTAAACTCTCTAATGAGGAGCTGAATCGGAAAATAAAAGAGTGCGTTTCACGTTCTAGACCTGGACCTCATGCATTTTTACTTGTGGTACAGCCTCATGACTTTACACAGGAAGACAGAAACCTACTGAGATACATCCTGAACTCCTTCGGCGATCAAGCTATAAACTACTCCATTGTGATAAACACAGACAGTGGATTTAATACATCAGAAGATGAATTAAGATTCACTGCCATTCAGGAGTTAACAGAGGAATGTCATGGGAGGCatcacagtttttcacagttACACGAATCGAGCAGGAGCTCAGTTTGTCAGCTGTTTGAGAAGATAGAGAAGTCGTTTAAACCTGATG ACTTGACCGCTCACCAGAAACAAGATGAGCGAGCAGTACAAGGACAG GGAGTGCGGCTCTTCTCTCAGTACCTTCATGTGGAAAgcagatcatcatcatcaacaatgAG TAAACAAGATAAAATTGAGAAGGACTTCCTTCTTCCGGATCTCAAAAaag ATGGGGTGAAGCTTTATCTCCAGAAGATCAGAAAAGTTGCTTCAGATAACAGGGGGTCAGAGATTAAACTGAAAAAGGTAGAAGAGTACAGTTTCAAGGTCGGAACTTTGGAAGAAACATCGTACAAAGATGAGCCCGACATGGTCGATGAGTGGGAGCAGTTCTACCTCCCAGAACACATGTTCATGGAGGTGATTGGTGTTTTTGAGGAGTTCCCCTGTTGCTCCCCCAATGGTGATCTGGTGCTGATGGTGTGTGAGGACGAGAAGGTGTTTGCTTTTGAAGATGAGACGCTGCATCTCGTCTCAAACAACCTCGAAGAGCTGTTTAAGAACGGCCTCCAGTTTCCAGGAACCGAAGAGTATTACCGTGGGCAAACCTTTGAGGACATG ACCGAAGAAGATTGGGACAGGGTGAGGGAATCAGACGGATTgaaggagaagaggaaggaATACCAGGAACTGCTGGAGAGTATGAAGGACTCCTTTCTCAACAACCTGAACCTCATCATGGGGAGAAAGCGAGTCGTG CCAATCCCTGATCCTGAGGAAAAGCCATCAGTGTCTGTTTGA
- the LOC108257809 gene encoding GTPase IMAP family member 7-like isoform X2, with the protein MEAVSKLRIVILGKSFSQTSTVGNFILGRSVFETEDRPHSVELYCETVRGHVEGRYITIINTPHLYDPKLSNEELNRKIRECVSRSRPGPHAFLLVVQPHDFTQEDRNLLRYILNSFGDQAINYSIVINTDSGFNTSEDELRFTAIQELTEECHGRHHSFSQLHESSRSSVCQLFEKIDQMVKDNGGEHLACESFEDEEIKPDDLTAHQKQDERAVKGQGVRLFSQYLHVESRSSSSTMRRVGFLTPICDSLTIIIIVIIIKFNDCVESSL; encoded by the exons atggaagcag TGTCAAAGCTGAGGATTGTTATTTTGGGGAAAAGTTTTTCACAGACCTCCACTGTGGGAAACTTCATCCTGGGCAGATCAGTGTTTGAGACTGAAGATCGTCCACATTCAGTAGAGCTTTACTGTGAGACTGTCAGAGGACATGTGGAGGGAAGatacatcaccatcatcaacacacCTCATTTGTACGACCCTAAACTCTCTAATGAGGAGCTGAATCGGAAAATAAGAGAGTGTGTTTCACGTTCTAGACCTGGACCTCATGCATTTTTACTTGTGGTACAGCCTCATGACTTTACACAGGAAGACAGAAACCTACTGAGATACATCCTGAACTCCTTCGGCGATCAAGCTATAAACTACTCCATTGTGATAAACACAGACAGTGGATTTAATACATCAGAAGATGAATTAAGATTCACTGCCATTCAGGAGTTAACAGAGGAATGTCATGGGAGGCatcacagtttttcacagttACACGAATCGAGCAGGAGCTCAGTTTGTCAGCTGTTTGAGAAGATTGACCAAATGGTGAAGGATAATGGGGGAGAACATCTCGCATGTGAGAGTTTTGAAGATGAAGAGATTAAACCTGATG ACTTGACCGCTCACCAGAAACAAGATGAGCGAGCAGTAAAAGGACAG GGAGTGCGGCTCTTCTCTCAGTATCTTCATGTGGAAAgcagatcatcatcatcaacaatgAGGCGAGTAGGTTTTCTTACTCCTATCTGTGACtctttaacaataataataatagtaataataataaaattcaatgACTGTGTGGAATCTTCTCTCTGA
- the LOC128629145 gene encoding GTPase IMAP family member 4-like isoform X2: MEAVPELRIIILGKSFPQTSTVGNFILGRSAFETEDPPHSVELYCESVGGHVEGRYITIINAPHLYDPKLSNEELNRKIKECVSRSRPGPHAFLLVVQPHDFTQEDRNLLRYILNSFGDQAINYSIVINTDSGFNTSEDELRFTAIQELTEECHGRHHSFSQLHESSRSSVCQLFEKIEKSFKPDDLTAHQKQDERAVQGQGVRLFSQYLHVESRSSSSTMSKQDKIEKDFLLPDLKKDGVKLYLQKIRKVASDNRGSEIKLKKVEEYSFKVGTLEETSYKDEPDMVDEWEQFYLPEHMFMEVIGVFEEFPCCSPNGDLVLMVCEDEKVFAFEDETLHLVSNNLEELFKNGLQFPGTEEYYRGQTFEDMTEEDWDRVRESDGLKEKRKEYQELLESMKDSFLNNLNLIMGRKRVVPIPDPEEKPSVSV, translated from the exons TGCCAGAGCTGAGGATTATTATTTTGGGGAAAAGTTTTCCACAGACCTCCACTGTGGGAAACTTCATCCTGGGCAGATCAGCATTTGAGACTGAAGATCCTCCACATTCAGTAGAGCTTTACTGTGAGAGTGTCGGAGGACATGTGGAGGGAAGatacatcaccatcatcaacgcACCTCATCTGTACGACCCTAAACTCTCTAATGAGGAGCTGAATCGGAAAATAAAAGAGTGCGTTTCACGTTCTAGACCTGGACCTCATGCATTTTTACTTGTGGTACAGCCTCATGACTTTACACAGGAAGACAGAAACCTACTGAGATACATCCTGAACTCCTTCGGCGATCAAGCTATAAACTACTCCATTGTGATAAACACAGACAGTGGATTTAATACATCAGAAGATGAATTAAGATTCACTGCCATTCAGGAGTTAACAGAGGAATGTCATGGGAGGCatcacagtttttcacagttACACGAATCGAGCAGGAGCTCAGTTTGTCAGCTGTTTGAGAAGATAGAGAAGTCGTTTAAACCTGATG ACTTGACCGCTCACCAGAAACAAGATGAGCGAGCAGTACAAGGACAG GGAGTGCGGCTCTTCTCTCAGTACCTTCATGTGGAAAgcagatcatcatcatcaacaatgAG TAAACAAGATAAAATTGAGAAGGACTTCCTTCTTCCGGATCTCAAAAaag ATGGGGTGAAGCTTTATCTCCAGAAGATCAGAAAAGTTGCTTCAGATAACAGGGGGTCAGAGATTAAACTGAAAAAGGTAGAAGAGTACAGTTTCAAGGTCGGAACTTTGGAAGAAACATCGTACAAAGATGAGCCCGACATGGTCGATGAGTGGGAGCAGTTCTACCTCCCAGAACACATGTTCATGGAGGTGATTGGTGTTTTTGAGGAGTTCCCCTGTTGCTCCCCCAATGGTGATCTGGTGCTGATGGTGTGTGAGGACGAGAAGGTGTTTGCTTTTGAAGATGAGACGCTGCATCTCGTCTCAAACAACCTCGAAGAGCTGTTTAAGAACGGCCTCCAGTTTCCAGGAACCGAAGAGTATTACCGTGGGCAAACCTTTGAGGACATG ACCGAAGAAGATTGGGACAGGGTGAGGGAATCAGACGGATTgaaggagaagaggaaggaATACCAGGAACTGCTGGAGAGTATGAAGGACTCCTTTCTCAACAACCTGAACCTCATCATGGGGAGAAAGCGAGTCGTG CCAATCCCTGATCCTGAGGAAAAGCCATCAGTGTCTGTTTGA
- the LOC108257809 gene encoding GTPase IMAP family member 7-like isoform X1, with the protein MASVEVSKLRIVILGKSFSQTSTVGNFILGRSVFETEDRPHSVELYCETVRGHVEGRYITIINTPHLYDPKLSNEELNRKIRECVSRSRPGPHAFLLVVQPHDFTQEDRNLLRYILNSFGDQAINYSIVINTDSGFNTSEDELRFTAIQELTEECHGRHHSFSQLHESSRSSVCQLFEKIDQMVKDNGGEHLACESFEDEEIKPDDLTAHQKQDERAVKGQGVRLFSQYLHVESRSSSSTMRRVGFLTPICDSLTIIIIVIIIKFNDCVESSL; encoded by the exons ATGGCGTCGGTTGAAG TGTCAAAGCTGAGGATTGTTATTTTGGGGAAAAGTTTTTCACAGACCTCCACTGTGGGAAACTTCATCCTGGGCAGATCAGTGTTTGAGACTGAAGATCGTCCACATTCAGTAGAGCTTTACTGTGAGACTGTCAGAGGACATGTGGAGGGAAGatacatcaccatcatcaacacacCTCATTTGTACGACCCTAAACTCTCTAATGAGGAGCTGAATCGGAAAATAAGAGAGTGTGTTTCACGTTCTAGACCTGGACCTCATGCATTTTTACTTGTGGTACAGCCTCATGACTTTACACAGGAAGACAGAAACCTACTGAGATACATCCTGAACTCCTTCGGCGATCAAGCTATAAACTACTCCATTGTGATAAACACAGACAGTGGATTTAATACATCAGAAGATGAATTAAGATTCACTGCCATTCAGGAGTTAACAGAGGAATGTCATGGGAGGCatcacagtttttcacagttACACGAATCGAGCAGGAGCTCAGTTTGTCAGCTGTTTGAGAAGATTGACCAAATGGTGAAGGATAATGGGGGAGAACATCTCGCATGTGAGAGTTTTGAAGATGAAGAGATTAAACCTGATG ACTTGACCGCTCACCAGAAACAAGATGAGCGAGCAGTAAAAGGACAG GGAGTGCGGCTCTTCTCTCAGTATCTTCATGTGGAAAgcagatcatcatcatcaacaatgAGGCGAGTAGGTTTTCTTACTCCTATCTGTGACtctttaacaataataataatagtaataataataaaattcaatgACTGTGTGGAATCTTCTCTCTGA